In the genome of Agelaius phoeniceus isolate bAgePho1 chromosome 31, bAgePho1.hap1, whole genome shotgun sequence, the window agcGACAGTGGGGGACGATGATGATGTGACAGGAGacaaggggacagggacagtgacaagAGACCATAATGGGGATGATAGTTGTACTGTGATAGCAAAGATGATGGGGGATAATGGCAAAGGGGTCTTGTCACTTTGGTCATGATCACCCTCCTGCAGAGCGATGTAGGGGGGGACAAGGTGCTGCAGAAGAAGTGGACAACTTTCCTGAAGGCGCAGCTGGAGTGCTCCGAGCCCGGCCACTTCCCCTTCAACGTCATCCACCATGCCTTTGCTCTGCCCTGCAACGACAGCGACAGCGACGGCTGCGCCGATTTCTACGCGGTGTTCACCTCACAGTGgtgagtgcccagggctgttCACCTCACACTGatgagtgcccagggctgttCACTTTGCAGTGGGGAGTGCCCAGGGCCGTTCACCTCACAGTGgtgagtgcccagggctgctcacctCACACTGGTGAGTGCCCAGGGCCGTTCACCTCACACTGgtgagtgcccagggctgttCACCTCACACTGGTGAGTGCCCAGGGCCGTTCACCTGGCACTGgggagtgcccagggctgttCACCTCACACTGGGGAGTGCCCAGGGCCGTTCACCTCACAGTGgtgagtgcccagggctgttCACCTGGCACTGGGGAGTGCCCAGGGCCGTTCACCTCACACTGgggagtgcccagggctgttcacctggcactggggagtgcccagggctgctcacctCACACTGgggagtgcccagggctgttCACCTGGCACTGGGGAGTGCTCAGGGCTGCTCACCTCACACTGgggagtgcccagggctgttcacctggcactggggagtgcccagggctgttCACCTCGCACTGATGAGCACCCAGGGCTGTGGAGGGAGCCCAGGGGCccgtgccctgctgctgcccaccagctgtccctccctccctgcaggcaggcaggcagggcgggcagcgccgctgTCTGTGCCTACAGACAGGAGGATCTGGAGGAGGTCTTCGAGGGCAAGTACAAGGAGTTGAACAAGGAGAGCTCTCGCTGGACCGTCTACAGTGGCCCTGACATGAGTCCCCGGCCTGGCAGTGTGAGTGTTGCCCACTCAGGGGTGTGCTCCCCACCAGGGGACAATGCTGGTCCCCAGGAGATGGGCTCTGTGTATCCCTGTGTGCCCACACCTGCAGGTGGGATGGGAAAGGAGAGGGGTCCCTCTGCACCCCACTGATGCTGGCCAGGGCAGCGTGGTTCTGGCAGCACATCCTCCCCTCCTCGTGTCTCAGTTTCCCACCCCAGCACAAACCCCTCTGTTCCCCCACAGTGCTCCATGGGTGCCTCCTCAGACATGGCCCTCAGCTTCATGAAGAACCATTTCCTGATGGACGGGAAGGTGTCACCCCTCCATGGGCAGCCTCTCCTGGTGAAGTCTGATGTCACCTACACGCGCATCACGGTGCACGAGACTCACGGCGTGCTGGGCACCAAGTACCGTGTCATGTTCCTGGCCACAGGTGGGGTGATACGGGGGGCACACAGGgtcacccatcccatcccctccagtTCCAAAGCCTCAGCAATGTCCCCCATGCCCCACAGACAAAGGTCTCCTGCACAAGGCAGTGGAGCTGCCTGAGAGTGCCCACATCGTGGAGAGCATCCAGCTCTTTGCAGCGCCAGAGCCGGTGAAGaacctgctgctggcaccagggaaGGTAGGGCAGGTGTGAGCACCCAGACACCCAACAGCCAcccaaaaccagcactgggggaaagctcagccctgctcctctccctccccagggcaTCCTCTACGTGGGCTACTCCAGAGGAGTCCTGCAGGTCCCGCTGGCCAACTGCAGCCTGCACCAGAGCTGTGCCGAGTGCGTGCTGGCACGGGACCCCTACTgcgcctggcacagccccaggggcgCCTGCCTGCCCGCCCACCTGGCCAGTGAGAACAAGTGAGCAGCAGGATGGGTGctggaggggctctgggggtcgctgggatgctgctgacccctctctcctggctgcaggagtgAGTGGCTGCAGGATGTTGAGAGGGGAAGACCGGACGCCGTGTGCCACCGCGGGAGGAGCGCGGCCATGCCCCGCTCCTGGGGGGCACCGGAGGATCCCGCTGTGCAGGGTTGAGTATGGGGGTACACGgggggtgggatggggctgatgGGGTGTGTTTTGCAGGGATAAACAAAACTCTACAGCTTTTGTggaagttgtaaagccggtatgtttattacagcgctggatgCATGTGGGAATGGTTCCCTTAAGGTCACATGCGTacttctgggaacttcaggtccccCTCTCAAACAGACATGCATACAGTTTCACaatatttcttttataaatactgacatttatatttataaatatttacattatacatttataaatattcatattatattttataaatatttacatatttatttttacgAATTTCGCGTGACATTTCCcgctagttcttctttatcagaaaaaaTTCCTAGGTCAGGTTTGAGttgctctcacagcagtctctgtctctctctatcACTTTCTGTCTCCTacccccttatctctgtctttcactgaagcagtttctctgagcttaggtgtgatggtgttcacaggggtctcaggttgagggaagagacggGGATTCGACTCTACGTTttagaaggcttgatttattattttatgatatattaaaactatactaaaagaatagaagaaaggatttcatccgaaggctggctaagaatagaaaaagaaggaatgataacaaaggcttgtggcttggacagagtccaagccagctgactgtgattggccattaattagaaacaaccacatgagaccaatcccagatgcacctgttgcattccacagcagcagataaccattggttacattttgttcctgaggcctctcagcttttcaggagaaaaagtcctaaggaaaggatttttcataaaagatatctGCAACACTTAGGCTTTTTGCCGCTAGACTACGCAGCAAGCTACATACTTAAAGATGTACACTCTACCTAAATCAAAATAGATTTCTACCCTAGAAAATGTTCCACTATGCCTCAGGTGACCCACATCACTCTGTTCTCCACACCCACAGGGCTCAGCCCCGCGCTGAACGCCGTGGTCCAGCTGCCGTGCCCTCGCCGCTCCGCCCTGGCCAcctacagctggcagcagcctggcagtgcccaggggcacaCGGTGGTGCAGCCTGACCACACTCTGGTGGTCATCATGCAGCAGGGAATGGAGGGCACCTACACCTGCCAGGCCACAGAGAACGGCTACACCTGGACCGTGGCTCGCTACCAGCTCAGGGACTCTGGCGCggcccagctgggccaggagaGCTCGCCCCCCCGCTCGTACTGGTCCCAGTTTGTCACGGTGACGGTGCTGCTGGCCGTGACGCTGGCCGGGGCCGCCTGCCTGGCCCTCATGGCCTACCGGGACCAGCTGAGAGCTCGCAGCaaggtgaggggctgcagcacgcCCCACAGCCCCCCGTCACGCCAGAGGGAGAAGGTGCCCCTCAACGGGGGCACCGGGGAGCCCCCGGCACCCGGAGCTGccactgaggaggaggaggaggacgaagGCTCCCAGGCGTGCTGCCTCCAGCTTGGTGGGGACGTCGACGTGGACAACAACAGGCTGCACGTGCCGGCAGGGGACACGGCGTGACACTGGCAGTGGGTCAGGGAgaccctggggaggggggatgtGGGGAGGGGTGGGACtgtgaaagggttttttttggttttgtttttgttttatttaatacACCTGTTTTAACCTAAGGCTCGCATTCTGGGGGTGAGGGTGGAACGGGCTCTGGGAGCAAGGGAGTGGGACAGGGAGAGAGGTCATGGATgtggcacagaggaggaatGTCACTGTGGGGCAAGGATGTGGGGTGGGCATGGCTGGAAACAGTGGATGCTgacaccaggaaaaaaacccaggttGTATAAAAACCTCagcatgggggttttttttgttttgttttatttaatacACCTGTTTTAACCTAAGGTTCACATTCCGGGGGTGAGGGTGGAATGGGCCCTGGGAGCAAGGGAGTGGGACAGGGAAAGAGGTCATGGGGACAGGCAAAGGATGTGGCACAGAGGAGAAATGTCACCATGGGGTGGGCATGGCTGGGAATGGTGGATGCTGACACCAGGAAAAAACAGGTTCCATAAAAACCTCAGGATGAGGCAAGCTGTGCTGGATGGGCTCCCTAATCCAGCCCTGTGGGCACccaccctgcactgccacccACCCCTCAGTGCTCCATGGTCCCTTGGGTGCCCCCACTGCTCCCTGACTGTCCCCCCCACCCCATTTCCAGCATCCTTGAGCCGCCTTTTCAAAGCCAACCCAGCTGTacattttcctgctctttgctttttttattaaaaaaaggaaaactcaaCGCCTGACATTGCTGGGTCCGTGGAGAAGCCCTGAGGGCCTTTTGGGGTGTGcaaggctgggccaggggaacGCGTGGGCACATGAGGGTGTGCAGGGACACTcgtggctgtgcagggacactcgtgggtgtgcagggacacctgtAGGCATTCAGAGACACCCGTGAGTGGGCAGGGACACTCGTGGGCGTGCAGGGacctgtgctcctgtgcagcGTGCACATGCAgcgaggggcagggagagcggggaggggggacagcTCTCTCACACCCATCACTCCTTCCTGTGGGTGCCCCCGTGCTGTTTCCCCCTCCAGCCGCTGGCCCTTTAAGAGCCGTAATTCGGCGCGGTCCCTTTAAGGCCCGGCCGCCCTCTTTACTGCGGGCCGGAAGCGCGTGGACACTTCCGGTGCGACCTCTGCCCGCTCCTAAGATGGCGGCAGTTCTCCGGTGCTGACGCCGCCGGTCACTTCCGGCCGGGGAGCGGCCatggggcggcggggccggcccggccgggggcTCCTCGGGGCTCCCTCCCGCCGCCGTCAGGTGAGCGGCTGCCGGGACCGGGACCAGGGCCGGGGCCAGGCCGGGATGAGGCCTGGACCGGGCCAGCCGCGGTGCGGCAGGGCCTGACGGTGGTGGCCCGGCCCGGTGCGGCGCCGGTGCGGGCGGCGGCTGCCGAGCGGGGTCTGGGCAGGTGTGGAGGCGGCGCGGCTGGACGGGAGGGCGGCAGGTGGAGGAGAGGGGCGGCGGACGGGGGGCCCACGTAAAGCGGGGAGGGGGTTGGTGTGAGACCCTTTGGCCTTGGAAGACCCCGGGAGAGAGGCCCGGAGGGTCCCGGGCGGGCGGGGAAGGGCCCGGAGCCCCCTCGGTGAGACCCCCGGGGCGGGCGGGACAGGGCTTGAATGGGCGCgggcagaggagctggagggtCCAGGACCCTCCCCAGGGCAGAGGCCGAAGCCCTCCCCGGGATGGGTGGGGAAGCGGCCGGAGCCCCCCAGAGCTGTAGGGGATACGGCGGcttggggacagcggggacaccgAGCCGCGGGGCTGGGGACGCGTCCGGCCACGCAGTGACCTTGAGCAGCTCCCGGACCGAGCTGTGCCGCTGTTCTCTGCCCCAGAGCTCGGCCGAGCTCCTGTGGCCGGGGATCGGAGGCGGGCGTTTCACCCGGGGGTGGGATCGGGGGGCTCGTGCCCCGGCGCGGGggtgctggggaaggcagtgctgtccccagagcGCCGCTGCCACATCGCTTAcagagccacagctgtgccGGGAGCTGCGGCTGTCAGCGGGGCTGGGGTGAGAGCCAGGACTGCCTCCCTGGAGGGGTTGGATCCCCTCCCACCGCGGGGTGAGTGTGAGGAGCGGATTTAGCTCGTTGAGCTGGATGTGGTGAGCTGGATGTGGTGAGCTGGATGTGGTGAGCTGGATGTGGTGAGCTGGATGTGGTGAGCTGGATGTGGTGCCTTGGCTCAGCTCGGTGAGCTGGATGTGGTGTCTCAGCTGAGCTCAGTGAGCTGGATGTGGGGCCTTAGCTCAGCTCCATGAGCTGGATCTGGTGAGCTGGATGTGGTGTCTCAGCTCAGCTCCATGAGTTGGATCTGGTGAGCTGGATGTGGTGCCTGAGCTCAGCTCCATGAGCTGGATGTGGGGCCTGAGCTCAGCTCCATGAGCTGGATGTGGTGCCTTAGTTCAGCTCCATGAGCTGGATGTGGTGCCTGAGCTCAGCTCCATGAGCTGGATGTGGTGCCTGAGCTCAGCTCCATGAGCTGGATGTGGTGCCTGAGCTCAGCTCAGTGAGCTGGATGTGCTGAGCTGGATGTGGTgcctcagcccagctccatgAGCTGATGTGGTGCTGATAACCCCAAGGTCAGGGCTCCATCCCCAAACGATCCATTCATTCCGGAGCTGGCCCCTGCTGGGCCCTGTCCAGCTCGGCCTGTTGTGTgattctgtgcccttggaggtGCCAGGCAGCCTCGGGCTGGCTGCAGATGGTTCCCAGGCTGGTGCTGAGGCATTAGcatgctgggcagggcacatCCCTGCCCGGGGCACACAAAGCCCTGTCTGTGTT includes:
- the SEMA4A gene encoding semaphorin-4A isoform X2, which encodes MHLRSPGKLHTDQWQRTVLPGREGPVPLRSPAHLHGPADGELYAGTMNNFQGNEPIISRSLGTRTLLKTDDFLRWLSADAAFVASFSLPRDDKVYFFFEETAEEFDFFERLLVPRVARVCKSDVGGDKVLQKKWTTFLKAQLECSEPGHFPFNVIHHAFALPCNDSDSDGCADFYAVFTSQWQAGRAGSAAVCAYRQEDLEEVFEGKYKELNKESSRWTVYSGPDMSPRPGSCSMGASSDMALSFMKNHFLMDGKVSPLHGQPLLVKSDVTYTRITVHETHGVLGTKYRVMFLATDKGLLHKAVELPESAHIVESIQLFAAPEPVKNLLLAPGKGILYVGYSRGVLQVPLANCSLHQSCAECVLARDPYCAWHSPRGACLPAHLASENKSEWLQDVERGRPDAVCHRGRSAAMPRSWGAPEDPAVQGLSPALNAVVQLPCPRRSALATYSWQQPGSAQGHTVVQPDHTLVVIMQQGMEGTYTCQATENGYTWTVARYQLRDSGAAQLGQESSPPRSYWSQFVTVTVLLAVTLAGAACLALMAYRDQLRARSKVRGCSTPHSPPSRQREKVPLNGGTGEPPAPGAATEEEEEDEGSQACCLQLGGDVDVDNNRLHVPAGDTA
- the SEMA4A gene encoding semaphorin-4A isoform X1 is translated as MVVGPSWGTALPPPAMPAALRLLCGVVVPAALLCAEPLPRLAFPSGDPRRTLTHFSQDNVSHYDIFLLDESEEELYVGARDWLLALTVGTPGSIRAKASIKWGPTDEKTSKCAFKKKSQETECFNFIRVLVALNQTHLYACGTYAFSPACTYVHLESFTLTSGRGQSFLDGKGQCPFDPQHTYTALLVDGELYAGTMNNFQGNEPIISRSLGTRTLLKTDDFLRWLSADAAFVASFSLPRDDKVYFFFEETAEEFDFFERLLVPRVARVCKSDVGGDKVLQKKWTTFLKAQLECSEPGHFPFNVIHHAFALPCNDSDSDGCADFYAVFTSQWQAGRAGSAAVCAYRQEDLEEVFEGKYKELNKESSRWTVYSGPDMSPRPGSCSMGASSDMALSFMKNHFLMDGKVSPLHGQPLLVKSDVTYTRITVHETHGVLGTKYRVMFLATDKGLLHKAVELPESAHIVESIQLFAAPEPVKNLLLAPGKGILYVGYSRGVLQVPLANCSLHQSCAECVLARDPYCAWHSPRGACLPAHLASENKSEWLQDVERGRPDAVCHRGRSAAMPRSWGAPEDPAVQGLSPALNAVVQLPCPRRSALATYSWQQPGSAQGHTVVQPDHTLVVIMQQGMEGTYTCQATENGYTWTVARYQLRDSGAAQLGQESSPPRSYWSQFVTVTVLLAVTLAGAACLALMAYRDQLRARSKVRGCSTPHSPPSRQREKVPLNGGTGEPPAPGAATEEEEEDEGSQACCLQLGGDVDVDNNRLHVPAGDTA